The Streptomyces aurantiacus genome includes a region encoding these proteins:
- a CDS encoding bifunctional uroporphyrinogen-III C-methyltransferase/uroporphyrinogen-III synthase: protein MSPTTLPAGLEHGHVTFLGAGPGDPGLLTLRAVEALGNADVLVAEPEVLDVVRTHARRNVTVLDTDTGPSPDTPQLKVVDGASTTSGVPASKDAANIVMEAARSGRRVVRAVSGDPGLDAYAAGEMLACAAAGVPFEVVPGVAAAVGVPAYAGVPLRDAEGTDVRFVDARTASGRCWTEVGASDGTVVVSATLDSVGAAAGELVAAGRKPDTPMTVTVAGTTTRQRTWSATLGTIAQTLKQAKVLPSPEGGRPVIAVVGERSSAAQRDQLSWFESKPLFGWKVLVPRTKEQAASLSDQLRSYGAVPHEVPTIAVEPPRTPQQMERAVKGLVTGRYEWIAFTSVNAVKAVREKFEEYGLDARAFAGIKVAAVGEQTAKALVAFGVKPDLVPSGEQSAAGLLEDWPPYDPVFDPIDRVFLPRADIATETLVAGLIELGWEVDDVTAYRTVRASPPPAETREAIKGGGFDAVLFTSSSTVRNLVGIAGKPHNVTVIACIGPATAKTAEEHGLRVDVMAPEPSVHRLAEALADFGLRRRASALEAGDPVTRPSERRPGSRRRRTTT from the coding sequence TTGAGCCCCACCACCCTTCCCGCCGGCCTCGAACACGGGCACGTCACCTTCCTCGGTGCCGGACCCGGGGATCCGGGACTGCTGACTCTGCGCGCCGTGGAGGCGCTGGGGAACGCGGATGTCCTGGTCGCCGAACCCGAAGTGCTCGACGTCGTCCGCACGCACGCCAGACGAAACGTCACCGTGCTCGACACCGATACGGGCCCGAGCCCGGACACGCCTCAGCTGAAGGTAGTTGACGGCGCGTCAACCACCTCTGGCGTCCCCGCGTCGAAGGACGCGGCCAATATTGTCATGGAGGCCGCACGGAGCGGCAGGCGGGTCGTCCGAGCGGTCTCGGGTGACCCCGGGCTCGACGCGTACGCCGCCGGGGAGATGCTCGCCTGCGCCGCCGCGGGGGTGCCCTTCGAGGTCGTTCCCGGTGTCGCCGCCGCCGTGGGTGTGCCCGCTTACGCGGGTGTGCCGCTGCGGGACGCCGAGGGCACGGACGTGCGGTTCGTCGACGCCCGTACGGCCTCCGGGCGCTGCTGGACCGAGGTCGGCGCGTCCGACGGGACCGTGGTCGTCTCGGCGACCCTCGATTCCGTGGGGGCGGCCGCGGGTGAGCTCGTCGCCGCGGGCCGCAAGCCCGACACCCCGATGACCGTGACCGTCGCTGGTACGACGACCCGGCAGCGGACCTGGTCCGCGACGCTCGGGACCATCGCGCAGACGCTGAAGCAGGCCAAGGTGCTGCCCTCGCCCGAAGGCGGCCGGCCGGTGATAGCCGTGGTCGGTGAGCGTTCCTCAGCCGCCCAGCGCGACCAGTTGTCGTGGTTCGAGTCCAAGCCGCTGTTCGGCTGGAAGGTGCTCGTGCCGCGTACGAAGGAGCAGGCGGCGTCGCTCTCCGACCAGCTGCGGTCGTACGGGGCCGTGCCGCACGAGGTGCCGACGATCGCCGTCGAGCCGCCGCGCACGCCCCAGCAGATGGAGCGGGCGGTCAAGGGGCTCGTCACCGGGCGGTACGAGTGGATCGCCTTCACCTCGGTGAACGCGGTCAAGGCCGTGCGGGAGAAGTTCGAGGAGTACGGGCTCGATGCCCGGGCCTTCGCCGGTATCAAGGTCGCCGCTGTGGGCGAGCAGACCGCCAAGGCGCTGGTCGCCTTCGGGGTGAAGCCGGATCTGGTGCCCAGTGGTGAGCAGTCCGCCGCGGGGCTGCTGGAGGACTGGCCGCCCTACGATCCGGTCTTCGATCCGATCGACCGGGTGTTCCTGCCTCGGGCCGACATCGCGACCGAGACCCTGGTCGCCGGGCTCATCGAGCTGGGCTGGGAGGTCGACGACGTCACGGCCTACCGGACCGTGCGGGCGTCGCCGCCTCCGGCGGAGACGCGCGAGGCGATCAAGGGCGGCGGGTTCGACGCCGTTCTCTTCACGTCGTCCAGCACTGTGCGGAACCTGGTCGGTATCGCCGGGAAGCCGCACAACGTCACCGTGATCGCGTGTATCGGTCCGGCCACGGCCAAGACCGCCGAGGAGCACGGGCTGCGGGTCGACGTCATGGCTCCGGAGCCGTCCGTGCACCGGTTGGCGGAGGCGCTGGCCGACTTCGGGCTGCGGCGTCGGGCTTCGGCTCTTGAGGCCGGGGATCCTGTCACCCGGCCCAGTGAGCGGCGGCCCGGGTCTCGTAGGCGGCGGACCACCACGTAG
- a CDS encoding FAD-binding oxidoreductase, whose translation MTAPHPTPDLFALSDIRGPVLRPGDDGYTDEVTGFNLAATHTPDLVVGATGTADIVTALRWASATGTPVAVQATGHGANYPIDNGLLISTSRMTDVRVDPGERTATVSAGAKWRHVLEAAAPHGLGALNGSSTDAGVIGYTLGGGLPVLGRPYGYASDLVRSFQVVTPDGTLHEVDAGHEPELFWALRGGKGNVGIVTSLVCELPPVSRILGGALYCAGEDAEALLTAYAKWTSSPLPEEMCSAFGLLRLPPLPQIPEPLRGRFWSRVAIAWTGDPAEGERLLEPIRAAAPVVVDTVAEMDYTAVDQIYAEPQDPLPARESCTLQRELPPEAVRTLLDEAGPAATDCPLLVVQLRHMGGALARPPAVEDAVCARDAQYLLETVAVTPSPAAAEAVERATVAVHTAMAPYGTGRTMVNIHGTPGDDTDRARAWTPEVYSRLQHTKDTYDPANLLRFGHAIPPAA comes from the coding sequence ATGACCGCCCCACATCCCACCCCTGACCTGTTCGCCCTCTCGGACATCCGCGGTCCGGTCCTCAGACCCGGCGACGACGGCTACACGGACGAGGTGACCGGCTTCAACCTGGCCGCGACGCACACGCCCGACCTGGTCGTCGGGGCGACCGGCACCGCCGACATCGTGACCGCCCTGCGCTGGGCGAGCGCCACCGGCACCCCCGTGGCCGTCCAGGCCACGGGCCACGGCGCCAACTACCCCATCGACAACGGCCTGCTGATCAGCACCTCCCGTATGACCGACGTACGCGTCGACCCGGGCGAGCGCACCGCGACGGTCTCCGCCGGAGCGAAGTGGCGGCACGTCCTGGAGGCGGCCGCACCGCACGGCCTCGGCGCGCTCAACGGCTCGTCGACGGACGCCGGAGTGATCGGCTACACCCTGGGCGGCGGCCTCCCGGTGCTCGGCCGCCCGTACGGGTACGCGTCCGACCTGGTCCGTTCCTTCCAGGTCGTCACGCCCGACGGCACGCTCCACGAGGTGGACGCCGGCCACGAGCCCGAACTGTTCTGGGCGCTGCGCGGCGGCAAGGGCAACGTGGGCATCGTGACCTCACTCGTGTGCGAGCTGCCCCCGGTGTCCCGCATCCTGGGCGGCGCGCTCTACTGCGCGGGCGAGGACGCGGAGGCCCTGCTGACCGCGTACGCGAAGTGGACGTCGTCCCCGCTCCCGGAGGAGATGTGCTCGGCGTTCGGGCTGCTGCGTCTGCCGCCTCTGCCGCAGATCCCCGAGCCGTTGCGGGGCCGCTTCTGGTCCCGCGTGGCGATCGCCTGGACCGGTGACCCGGCGGAGGGCGAGCGCCTGCTCGAACCCATCCGCGCGGCGGCACCGGTGGTCGTCGACACGGTGGCGGAGATGGACTACACCGCCGTGGACCAGATCTACGCGGAACCGCAGGACCCGCTCCCCGCAAGGGAGTCGTGCACCCTGCAGCGCGAGCTGCCTCCCGAGGCCGTACGGACGCTCCTGGACGAGGCCGGCCCCGCGGCCACCGACTGCCCCCTGCTGGTCGTCCAGCTGCGGCACATGGGCGGCGCGCTGGCCCGCCCCCCGGCGGTCGAGGACGCGGTCTGCGCCCGGGACGCCCAGTACCTGCTGGAGACGGTCGCCGTCACGCCCAGTCCGGCGGCCGCCGAGGCCGTGGAGCGGGCCACGGTGGCAGTGCACACGGCGATGGCCCCGTACGGAACGGGCCGGACCATGGTCAACATCCACGGCACGCCCGGCGACGACACGGACAGGGCCCGCGCCTGGACCCCGGAGGTCTACAGCCGCCTGCAACACACCAAGGACACCTACGACCCGGCGAACCTCCTGCGCTTCGGCCACGCGATCCCACCGGCGGCCTGA